The following coding sequences lie in one Arachis ipaensis cultivar K30076 chromosome B05, Araip1.1, whole genome shotgun sequence genomic window:
- the LOC107641110 gene encoding NDR1/HIN1-like protein 10: MCLRSFRCSFCCIFVTLFTLFLCFILSIFLFWIIISPSSVKFQVTNASLTQFNLTNNNTTLKYKFKVNITARNPNNNVVVYYRRITAYAWYKDRYFATVNLAPFDQGHKNTTLLQEAVFEGQSSIRLGPKQIAEYNMERSVGIFNDLAVDLDVTIRAKFGRFKSGRFDPQFVKCRRLRVPLISNAKPTATFNVRRCSSPYFFQDRDDEG, encoded by the coding sequence ATGTGTTTGAGATCATTCAGGTGCAGTTTTTGCTGCATCTTCGTCACACTTTTCACCTTATTCCTGTGCTTCATTCTATCCATATTCCTATTTTGGATAATCATATCTCCGTCAAGTGTCAAATTCCAAGTAACCAATGCTTCCCTCACTCAATTCAATCTCACCAACAACAACACCACATTGAAATACAAATTCAAAGTCAACATCACAGCAAGAAACCCTAACAACAACGTGGTGGTGTACTATAGGAGGATCACCGCATATGCGTGGTACAAAGACAGGTATTTTGCTACCGTAAACTTGGCGCCATTTGATCAAGGCCACAAGAACACGACCCTCCTTCAAGAAGCCGTGTTTGAAGGACAAAGCTCGATTCGACTCGGGCCAAAGCAAATTGCTGAGTACAACATGGAGAGGAGTGTGGGCATTTTCAATGACTTGGCCGTCGATTTGGATGTTACGATAAGGGCTAAGTTTGGGAGGTTCAAGAGCGGCCGGTTCGATCCTCAGTTTGTTAAGTGTCGCCGGCTCAGGGTTCCTTTGATTTCGAATGCTAAACCGACGGCAACATTCAATGTTAGAAGGTGCAGTAGTCCTTATTTCTTTCAGGATCGGGATGATGAGGGATAG